From Alienimonas californiensis, a single genomic window includes:
- a CDS encoding alpha/beta hydrolase family protein: MLRRLASHLSDEFAGLGLLYGVMRYRHRPPQLGSASGADAAALLSGDPATVFGAAPAGANPALSAVPPPVVEADRVPGCDRAFDFAFPSTEVTEFALNNEVRGRLWRAERVEGPRRVVLAIDGVMQASFGNMRAFARTCCPAGIDVATIDLPFNHRRTPEGFRPGQLILGGDLPHLLSVLRQAVRDAATAYRGLAESGEYPGGVGLAGISFGGWTVLQTAALLGSVWRDEVPNGPRWVCGVCPAADLLLALTDGGAIVRAARRNLRLGSAALAELAPVAASIRPAAFPRPVPRDPADGDPSDPAGGGPNRVMLHAGLYDRFVPNAAIERLAAAWDAELSWHRTGHMGLAAAPPYLRAVAEPWTNEALWR; the protein is encoded by the coding sequence GTGTTGCGCCGCCTCGCCTCCCACCTGTCGGACGAGTTCGCCGGGCTGGGCCTGCTGTACGGGGTGATGCGTTATCGCCACCGCCCGCCGCAACTCGGATCGGCCAGCGGGGCGGACGCGGCGGCGCTGCTCTCCGGCGATCCGGCGACGGTCTTCGGAGCGGCCCCGGCGGGGGCGAACCCGGCGCTCTCCGCCGTGCCGCCGCCGGTCGTGGAGGCGGACCGAGTGCCGGGCTGCGATCGCGCCTTCGACTTCGCCTTCCCCTCGACGGAGGTGACGGAGTTCGCCCTCAACAACGAGGTCCGCGGCCGGCTGTGGCGGGCCGAGCGGGTCGAGGGACCCCGCCGCGTCGTGCTGGCGATCGACGGGGTGATGCAGGCCAGCTTCGGCAACATGCGGGCCTTCGCCCGGACCTGCTGCCCGGCGGGGATCGACGTGGCGACGATCGACCTGCCCTTCAACCACCGCCGCACGCCGGAGGGCTTCCGGCCCGGCCAACTGATCCTCGGGGGCGATCTGCCGCACTTGCTCAGCGTGTTGCGGCAGGCGGTGCGAGACGCGGCGACCGCCTATCGCGGGCTGGCCGAGAGCGGCGAATACCCGGGGGGCGTCGGGCTGGCGGGCATCAGCTTCGGCGGGTGGACCGTGCTGCAAACCGCGGCGCTGCTGGGTTCGGTCTGGAGGGACGAGGTTCCGAACGGCCCGCGGTGGGTGTGCGGCGTCTGTCCGGCGGCGGACCTGCTGCTCGCCCTGACCGACGGCGGGGCGATCGTGCGGGCGGCCCGGCGGAACCTGCGGCTGGGCTCCGCGGCCCTTGCGGAACTGGCGCCGGTGGCGGCGTCGATCCGTCCCGCCGCGTTCCCCCGGCCCGTGCCCCGCGACCCAGCAGACGGCGACCCGTCCGACCCGGCCGGGGGCGGACCGAACCGGGTGATGCTGCACGCCGGGCTCTACGACCGCTTCGTGCCGAACGCCGCGATCGAACGCCTCGCCGCGGCGTGGGACGCCGAACTGTCCTGGCACCGCACCGGCCACATGGGCCTCGCCGCCGCCCCGCCCTACCTGCGGGCCGTCGCCGAACCGTGGACGAACGAGGCCCTGTGGCGGTGA
- a CDS encoding lysophospholipid acyltransferase family protein yields MFEPALIATIGGALLLSAVAAVWVWRRSGRSPHGRLVWLLYVLAIPLTGGLWRTTRNTPCPFPRGPSRPGDGDEPSPTAALIVANHRGPGDPMLLWSRHADAPEQIRPIAFLMARELYDVPRLKWFYDALDTIPVTRSGRDMKAVKVALKRLKDGGLVGLFPEGGINHNPDRLRPATPGAAFLALATDAPVFPVGLRNVPRGKNIYTALLKPARAEIHYGEPVDLSDLRGQKKTPAVLAEATERIMRRVADLAGEEYGGLEGDGVATPGDAAAATVAAPAQAA; encoded by the coding sequence GTGTTTGAGCCCGCCCTGATTGCGACGATCGGCGGGGCGCTCCTGCTGTCAGCGGTCGCCGCCGTCTGGGTGTGGCGCCGTTCCGGCCGCTCTCCGCACGGGCGGCTCGTCTGGCTCCTGTACGTCCTGGCGATCCCGCTGACCGGCGGGCTGTGGCGGACAACCCGCAACACGCCCTGCCCCTTCCCCCGCGGCCCCTCCCGGCCCGGCGACGGCGACGAACCCTCGCCCACCGCAGCCCTGATCGTCGCCAACCACCGCGGCCCCGGCGACCCGATGCTGCTGTGGAGCCGTCACGCCGACGCCCCGGAGCAGATCCGCCCGATCGCCTTCCTGATGGCCCGGGAGCTGTACGACGTCCCCCGGCTGAAGTGGTTCTACGACGCCCTCGACACGATCCCCGTCACCCGCAGCGGCCGGGACATGAAGGCGGTCAAGGTGGCGTTGAAGCGCTTGAAGGACGGCGGCCTGGTGGGGCTGTTCCCGGAGGGCGGCATCAATCACAACCCGGACCGCCTCCGTCCGGCGACGCCCGGCGCCGCGTTCCTCGCCCTCGCCACGGACGCCCCGGTGTTCCCGGTGGGCCTGCGGAACGTGCCCCGAGGCAAAAACATCTACACCGCCCTGCTGAAGCCGGCCCGGGCGGAGATCCACTACGGCGAGCCGGTGGACCTGTCCGACCTGCGGGGCCAGAAGAAGACGCCGGCCGTGCTGGCCGAGGCGACGGAGCGAATCATGCGCCGCGTCGCCGACCTCGCCGGCGAGGAATACGGCGGCCTGGAGGGCGACGGCGTAGCAACTCCCGGAGACGCGGCAGCCGCCACCGTCGCGGCGCCCGCCCAGGCGGCGTGA
- a CDS encoding apiosidase-like domain-containing protein, translating to MSTLTPLLFVAASLAAAPPIVERGAVFEVAQSVSPVPEDPLRRVSAQVAFTGPDGRTANVDLFWDGGEVWKARFAPDAVGEWSYLVQADGLNVPDGPRAFVCVPSDRPGPPRVGDGTRHFTRARPRGEGAGEPAPWFYLADTAWNGVLKSQPEDWDRFLEMRKAQGFTAIQFVGTQWRGANEGLPVKPFTLTDGKVTGVNHDLLRAMDAKVAAIAARGMAPAPVLLWAIGQGDPGVSWSPADAVLAARYLKARWGAYGCVWLLGGDGKYPDADRWKTIGRGVFPGGESDGSGVGRGPVTLHMAGRNWIFEPYAEEPWFDFVGYQSGHGASDDDLKWLTHRRSAAEWRDLEMPLINLEPNYEAIPAYKTGVPHDAGAVRRAAWWSVLIAPPAGVSYGHNAGWVWNAQAGPVEGHGKLRAGPWSDALNAEGAEDMGVLRRFLDAGPWTELRPAPGLIAKQGDDPAAFVAAAQTPDGKWSVIYTPTGGPVTLSAAAVAAVGPWLRIDPRTGERTPLLMDESGVLTTPSGHDWVIERRSE from the coding sequence ATGTCGACGCTCACCCCGCTGCTATTCGTCGCGGCCTCGCTGGCCGCCGCCCCGCCGATCGTGGAGCGGGGCGCCGTCTTCGAAGTCGCCCAGTCCGTCAGCCCGGTGCCGGAGGACCCGCTGCGGCGCGTCTCGGCCCAGGTCGCGTTCACCGGGCCGGACGGGCGGACGGCGAACGTCGATCTGTTCTGGGACGGGGGGGAGGTCTGGAAGGCCCGCTTCGCCCCGGACGCCGTGGGGGAATGGAGCTACCTGGTGCAGGCCGACGGCCTGAACGTGCCGGACGGGCCGCGGGCGTTCGTCTGCGTGCCCTCGGACCGCCCCGGCCCGCCGCGGGTCGGCGACGGCACCCGGCACTTCACCCGGGCCCGCCCCCGCGGCGAGGGGGCGGGGGAGCCGGCGCCCTGGTTCTACCTCGCCGACACCGCCTGGAACGGCGTGCTCAAGTCGCAGCCGGAGGACTGGGACCGCTTCCTGGAGATGCGCAAGGCCCAGGGGTTCACCGCGATCCAGTTCGTCGGCACGCAGTGGCGCGGGGCGAACGAGGGGCTGCCCGTCAAACCCTTCACCCTGACCGACGGCAAGGTGACGGGGGTGAACCACGACCTGCTGCGGGCGATGGACGCCAAGGTCGCCGCGATCGCCGCCCGCGGCATGGCCCCGGCGCCGGTGCTGCTGTGGGCGATCGGGCAGGGCGACCCCGGCGTGAGCTGGTCGCCGGCGGACGCGGTTCTCGCCGCCCGGTATCTCAAGGCCCGCTGGGGGGCGTACGGCTGCGTCTGGCTGCTGGGCGGGGACGGCAAGTACCCGGACGCCGACCGCTGGAAGACGATCGGCCGTGGCGTGTTCCCGGGGGGAGAATCCGACGGCAGCGGCGTCGGCCGCGGCCCGGTCACGCTGCACATGGCCGGCCGCAACTGGATTTTCGAACCCTACGCGGAGGAGCCGTGGTTCGATTTCGTCGGCTACCAGAGCGGCCACGGGGCCTCCGACGACGACCTGAAATGGCTGACCCACCGGCGGTCCGCGGCCGAGTGGCGGGACTTGGAGATGCCGCTGATCAACCTCGAACCGAACTACGAGGCCATTCCCGCCTATAAGACCGGCGTGCCGCACGACGCCGGCGCCGTCCGCCGGGCGGCGTGGTGGAGCGTGCTGATCGCCCCGCCGGCGGGCGTCTCCTACGGCCATAACGCCGGCTGGGTCTGGAACGCCCAGGCCGGCCCGGTGGAGGGCCACGGCAAGCTGCGGGCCGGCCCGTGGAGCGACGCCCTCAATGCGGAAGGGGCCGAGGACATGGGCGTGCTGCGACGGTTCCTCGACGCCGGCCCTTGGACCGAACTGCGGCCGGCGCCGGGCCTGATCGCCAAGCAGGGCGACGACCCCGCCGCCTTCGTCGCCGCCGCCCAGACGCCGGACGGGAAGTGGTCCGTGATCTACACGCCGACGGGCGGGCCGGTGACGCTCTCCGCCGCCGCGGTGGCCGCCGTCGGGCCGTGGCTGCGGATCGACCCACGCACCGGGGAGCGGACGCCGCTGTTGATGGACGAATCCGGCGTCCTGACGACGCCCTCCGGTCACGATTGGGTCATCGAGCGGCGGTCGGAGTGA
- a CDS encoding CBS domain-containing protein has protein sequence MPAPRREEVAMSFPNTAARFARTVRTRAPRNGSTGQVAARGLRAADVMTTKLITLHPDTPVQEAIGTLLKHRISGAPVVGPGRTFLGVFSEKICMRVLLDAAAEQVPCCGTVGQYADANARTVAEDTDLLTMVHLFNEGRFRRLPVLREDADGTAEVVGQVSRRDVLRAAYDLGTFKPQRETPRPLYLSGVRAADDAVPV, from the coding sequence GTGCCCGCCCCCCGGCGGGAGGAGGTCGCCATGTCCTTCCCGAACACTGCCGCCCGCTTCGCTCGCACCGTGCGGACCCGGGCCCCGCGCAACGGGTCCACCGGTCAGGTCGCCGCCCGGGGCCTCCGGGCCGCCGACGTGATGACCACCAAACTCATCACCCTCCACCCGGACACCCCGGTGCAGGAGGCGATCGGCACGCTGTTGAAGCACCGGATCTCCGGCGCCCCGGTGGTCGGGCCGGGCCGGACGTTCCTCGGCGTGTTCAGCGAGAAGATCTGCATGCGGGTCCTGCTGGACGCCGCCGCCGAGCAGGTGCCCTGCTGCGGCACGGTCGGCCAGTACGCGGACGCGAACGCCCGCACCGTCGCCGAGGACACGGACCTGCTGACGATGGTTCACCTGTTCAACGAGGGCCGCTTCCGCCGCCTGCCGGTCCTGCGGGAGGACGCCGACGGTACGGCGGAGGTCGTCGGTCAGGTCAGCCGCCGCGACGTGCTGCGGGCGGCGTACGACCTCGGCACCTTCAAGCCGCAGCGGGAAACGCCCCGGCCGCTGTACCTCTCCGGCGTGCGGGCCGCCGACGACGCCGTGCCGGTGTAG
- a CDS encoding alpha/beta hydrolase family protein, translated as MSEVALETLLCRRCGAPLQVGGEAKFVTCRHCGSSLRVERSESAAWTELTERTEQLEAKVERLDRRTERADLDREWDRTRQSLMVRGKGGRESEPSAVGGVIVLTVGVMGAVFAATMSAGAGFPTIVKLGFPALFAGVGLFTAANQFAKAAKWREAERRYRRRRAELELERGEPGEN; from the coding sequence GTGTCCGAAGTCGCCCTCGAAACGCTGCTCTGCCGCCGCTGCGGCGCCCCGTTGCAGGTCGGCGGGGAGGCGAAGTTCGTCACCTGCCGGCACTGCGGGTCGTCGCTGCGGGTGGAACGCTCCGAAAGCGCCGCGTGGACGGAACTAACGGAGCGGACCGAGCAGCTCGAAGCGAAAGTCGAACGCCTGGACCGTCGCACCGAACGGGCCGACCTGGACCGCGAGTGGGACCGCACCCGCCAATCGCTGATGGTGCGGGGCAAGGGCGGGCGGGAGAGCGAACCGAGCGCGGTCGGCGGCGTGATCGTGCTGACCGTGGGCGTGATGGGGGCGGTCTTCGCGGCGACGATGTCCGCCGGCGCGGGCTTCCCGACGATCGTCAAGCTGGGGTTCCCGGCGCTGTTCGCCGGCGTCGGCCTGTTCACGGCGGCGAACCAGTTCGCGAAGGCCGCCAAGTGGCGGGAGGCGGAACGCCGCTACCGCCGCCGCCGGGCGGAACTGGAACTCGAGCGGGGCGAACCGGGAGAGAACTAA
- a CDS encoding alpha/beta hydrolase family protein: protein MPARLSRRAFSRTVAGTTAGVLFVGTRPSAAAAAEPLGPVYPRMMQEYFEAKLPAHAARIKEEIAAVQSAQNGPAAAAEHAKDVRGRLAKCFGPKPERTPLNARTTKTLERDGYRVELITYESRPGLLVTAALYLPSGDGPHPGVLGLCGHANEGKAYPLYQAFGVELAKAGFATLVIDPIGQGERFQWPEQKRPSAFGGSVGEHNQLDRLMRPLGEWFGTWRAWDGLRGIDLLAEREDVSIDPFLGVTGNSGGGTLTCLVTAWDDRVTASAPSCYVTTLARNLRNELPADAEQCPPRMLELGMDHHSFLVPALLGEGQDEMGSATVLAKRADFFDVRGAREAYGRLAQLAAVAGAPDAAGITVAPGGHGFELPLRRAMVEAFCRAAGRPIPPPFEFTEPEEPETLFATPEGSVLQAGSTPVWELLRGALPDAPVSRPINAGVIRKALNLTETPTEPPPYDIPAWRRATGLPTPQAARFALRPEPHITVPVLRLQDEPMQGPPPKLDTPAVLLVAHRGADAAFRMPEEQSDPTASAFARVLPQRFPGAQIYGCDVRGTGASEPGTVGPNEALRPYGSSYMYSAYARMWNEPILGGRVKDALSAWAFVADAHSGDLHLCGDRWGAIPAVLAAALLLESGRKPASVTLSGLPASWRALVEDERADWPYALLPFGVLAHFDLPDVLSRLKQELGDGLTLENPAGPQGMAA, encoded by the coding sequence ATGCCCGCTCGCCTCTCCCGTCGCGCCTTCTCCCGCACCGTCGCCGGCACGACCGCCGGGGTCTTGTTCGTCGGCACGCGGCCGTCCGCCGCCGCCGCGGCCGAGCCGCTGGGGCCGGTCTATCCGCGGATGATGCAGGAGTACTTCGAGGCGAAGCTGCCCGCCCACGCGGCCCGGATTAAAGAGGAGATCGCCGCCGTCCAGTCTGCTCAGAATGGCCCGGCCGCCGCCGCGGAGCATGCGAAGGACGTGCGGGGCCGGCTGGCGAAGTGTTTCGGTCCCAAGCCGGAACGCACCCCGCTGAACGCCCGCACGACCAAGACGCTGGAGCGGGACGGTTACCGGGTCGAACTGATCACCTACGAGAGCCGCCCCGGCCTGCTGGTGACGGCGGCCCTGTATCTGCCGAGCGGCGACGGCCCCCACCCCGGCGTGCTGGGCCTGTGCGGGCACGCGAACGAAGGCAAGGCGTATCCGCTGTATCAGGCGTTCGGCGTGGAACTGGCGAAGGCCGGCTTCGCCACGCTGGTGATCGACCCGATCGGCCAGGGCGAACGGTTCCAGTGGCCGGAGCAGAAACGCCCCAGCGCGTTCGGCGGCAGCGTGGGAGAGCACAATCAGCTCGACCGCCTGATGCGGCCCCTCGGGGAGTGGTTCGGCACCTGGCGGGCGTGGGACGGCCTCCGGGGGATCGACCTGCTGGCCGAGCGGGAGGACGTCTCGATCGACCCGTTTCTCGGCGTGACCGGCAACAGCGGCGGCGGCACGCTGACCTGTCTGGTGACCGCCTGGGACGACCGCGTGACCGCCAGCGCCCCGAGTTGCTACGTCACCACGCTGGCCCGCAACCTCCGCAACGAACTGCCCGCCGACGCCGAGCAGTGCCCGCCGCGGATGCTGGAACTGGGCATGGATCACCACAGTTTCCTCGTCCCCGCCCTGCTGGGCGAGGGGCAGGACGAGATGGGTTCGGCGACGGTGCTGGCGAAGCGGGCGGACTTTTTTGACGTCCGCGGAGCCCGGGAGGCGTACGGCCGACTGGCGCAACTGGCCGCTGTCGCCGGGGCGCCGGACGCCGCGGGGATCACCGTCGCCCCCGGCGGGCACGGATTCGAGCTGCCGCTGCGGCGGGCGATGGTGGAGGCGTTCTGCCGCGCCGCCGGCCGGCCGATTCCGCCGCCGTTCGAGTTCACCGAGCCGGAGGAGCCGGAAACGCTGTTCGCTACGCCGGAGGGCTCCGTGCTGCAAGCCGGTTCGACGCCGGTGTGGGAACTGCTCCGCGGGGCGCTGCCGGACGCGCCTGTCTCCCGTCCGATCAACGCCGGCGTGATCCGCAAGGCGTTGAACCTGACGGAAACGCCGACGGAGCCCCCGCCGTACGACATCCCCGCCTGGCGCCGGGCGACCGGCCTGCCGACCCCGCAGGCGGCCCGCTTCGCCCTGCGGCCGGAGCCGCACATCACGGTGCCCGTGCTGAGATTGCAGGACGAACCGATGCAGGGTCCGCCGCCCAAACTGGACACCCCGGCCGTGCTGCTGGTCGCCCACCGCGGCGCCGACGCGGCGTTCCGGATGCCGGAGGAGCAGTCCGACCCCACCGCCAGCGCCTTCGCTCGCGTTCTGCCGCAGCGGTTCCCCGGCGCCCAGATCTACGGCTGCGACGTCCGCGGCACCGGGGCCAGCGAACCGGGCACCGTCGGCCCGAACGAGGCCCTGCGGCCCTACGGCTCCAGTTACATGTATTCCGCCTACGCCCGGATGTGGAACGAGCCGATCCTCGGCGGCCGGGTGAAGGACGCGCTGAGCGCCTGGGCGTTCGTCGCCGACGCCCACAGCGGCGACCTGCACCTGTGCGGCGACCGCTGGGGGGCGATCCCCGCGGTCCTCGCCGCGGCGCTGCTGCTGGAGAGCGGCCGCAAACCGGCGTCGGTCACCCTCTCCGGCCTCCCGGCCTCCTGGCGGGCGTTGGTAGAGGACGAACGGGCCGACTGGCCCTACGCCCTGCTGCCGTTCGGCGTGCTGGCCCACTTCGACCTGCCCGACGTGCTGAGCCGATTGAAGCAGGAACTGGGCGACGGCCTGACGCTCGAAAACCCCGCCGGCCCGCAGGGCATGGCGGCGTAG
- a CDS encoding DUF1559 domain-containing protein — MQHATSSSPRVRRQRRLGFTLIELLVVIAIIAVLVSLLLPAVQQAREAARRSQCQNNLKQIGLALHNHHGIHKSFPPGVSVSTNGGATQHWNLGGSQAGSHHGPNWAANLLAELDQSALNDILKDCVKKDRNPCDGCELPSYNGGRTDRGRLSVFTPAALICPSAPDADQLFGQWELDELSKGNYGANYGTDDLYSHRSKATAGVFGLNEHSISFSGGPKEQWGRGMGTRIAEVKDGTTNTVAVSELLTVDSGKDGRGVWFAGWMGAAAFTAHDAPNSPGTDVVPYCDDSGLKPNDPMLCEENHDDQYNWAAARSDHSGGVNAAMADGSVQFISETISLETWQAICTRAGGEVVDEAF, encoded by the coding sequence GTGCAACACGCTACCTCTTCGTCGCCCCGCGTCCGGCGTCAACGGCGTCTCGGCTTCACCCTGATCGAACTGCTGGTGGTGATCGCGATCATCGCTGTGCTGGTCAGCCTGCTCTTGCCGGCCGTCCAGCAGGCCCGCGAGGCCGCCCGGCGGTCGCAGTGCCAGAATAACCTGAAGCAGATCGGTCTGGCGCTTCATAACCACCACGGCATTCACAAGTCGTTCCCCCCGGGCGTCTCCGTTTCCACGAACGGAGGGGCGACGCAACATTGGAACCTGGGCGGCTCGCAGGCCGGCAGCCACCACGGTCCGAACTGGGCCGCCAATCTCCTGGCGGAACTCGACCAGAGCGCGTTGAACGACATCCTCAAGGACTGCGTCAAGAAGGACAGGAACCCGTGCGACGGCTGCGAACTGCCCAGCTACAACGGCGGCCGAACCGACCGCGGGCGCCTCAGCGTGTTCACGCCCGCCGCTCTGATCTGCCCCAGCGCCCCGGACGCGGACCAGCTCTTCGGCCAGTGGGAACTCGACGAACTGTCGAAGGGCAACTACGGGGCGAACTACGGCACGGACGACCTGTACTCCCACCGGTCGAAGGCGACCGCCGGCGTGTTCGGCCTTAACGAACACAGCATCAGTTTCAGCGGCGGTCCGAAAGAGCAGTGGGGCCGCGGCATGGGCACGCGGATCGCGGAGGTGAAAGACGGCACCACCAACACCGTGGCGGTCAGCGAACTGCTGACGGTCGACTCCGGCAAAGACGGCCGCGGCGTGTGGTTCGCCGGTTGGATGGGCGCCGCCGCCTTCACCGCCCACGACGCCCCGAACTCCCCCGGCACCGACGTCGTCCCCTACTGCGACGACAGCGGCCTGAAGCCGAACGACCCCATGCTCTGCGAGGAGAACCACGACGACCAGTACAACTGGGCCGCGGCTCGCAGCGACCACTCCGGCGGCGTCAACGCCGCCATGGCCGACGGCAGCGTCCAGTTCATCTCCGAAACCATCTCGCTGGAGACGTGGCAGGCAATCTGCACCCGCGCCGGCGGCGAGGTCGTCGACGAGGCGTTCTGA
- a CDS encoding metallophosphoesterase: protein MPHRLHRRDLLKTSAAWALAPAVLGWDLARAADPYADAKFVDGEPPAIADGSFTIAVLPDTQIYCQSHPEQFLAQTEWIVQNRLARNVACVLHLGDITNHNTPEQWEVAVQAMDTLDGEVPYFLVPGNHDYSEGGRATDRTTRLNDYFPVAKFRGLPTFGGTYDREPDRMENSFHTFEAGGRKLLVLGLEFGPRKDVIRWANEVVAAHAELPAILVTHAYMYFDETRYDWGKYGPEQRWNPHGYGVAQTTDDDVTDGQELWDALVSKHGNFVMTLNGHVLNDGLARLTSQDDAGRDVHQTLVNFQLKPNGGDGWLRLIECRPDGTTAVIHDYSPTRNQWNASAQNRFDLNLAPVAG from the coding sequence GTGCCGCACCGCCTGCATCGCCGCGATCTACTGAAAACCTCCGCCGCCTGGGCGCTCGCCCCGGCCGTGTTGGGATGGGACTTGGCCCGGGCGGCCGATCCGTACGCCGACGCGAAGTTCGTCGACGGCGAACCGCCGGCGATCGCGGACGGCTCGTTCACGATCGCCGTGCTGCCGGACACGCAGATCTACTGCCAGAGCCATCCGGAACAGTTCCTCGCCCAGACGGAGTGGATCGTCCAGAACCGCCTCGCCCGTAACGTCGCCTGCGTGCTGCACCTGGGCGACATCACCAACCACAATACGCCGGAGCAGTGGGAGGTCGCCGTGCAGGCGATGGACACACTGGACGGCGAGGTCCCCTACTTCCTCGTCCCCGGCAACCACGATTACAGCGAGGGCGGCCGGGCGACGGACCGCACTACGCGTCTGAACGACTATTTCCCGGTCGCCAAGTTCCGCGGCCTGCCCACGTTCGGCGGGACGTACGACCGGGAGCCGGACCGCATGGAGAACAGTTTTCACACCTTCGAAGCCGGGGGGCGGAAGCTTCTCGTGCTCGGCCTGGAGTTCGGCCCCCGCAAGGACGTGATTCGCTGGGCGAACGAGGTGGTCGCCGCCCACGCGGAGTTGCCGGCGATCCTCGTCACCCACGCCTATATGTACTTCGACGAGACCCGCTACGACTGGGGAAAGTACGGCCCGGAGCAGCGCTGGAATCCCCACGGCTACGGCGTGGCGCAGACGACCGACGACGACGTGACGGACGGGCAGGAGTTGTGGGACGCCCTCGTCTCCAAGCACGGCAACTTCGTGATGACGCTCAACGGCCACGTCTTGAACGACGGTCTCGCCCGGCTGACTTCACAGGACGACGCCGGCCGCGACGTGCACCAGACGCTGGTCAATTTCCAGTTGAAGCCCAACGGCGGCGACGGCTGGCTCCGCCTGATCGAATGCCGCCCCGACGGCACGACGGCCGTGATCCACGACTACTCCCCAACGCGGAACCAGTGGAACGCCTCGGCCCAGAACCGATTCGATCTGAATCTGGCCCCGGTCGCCGGGTGA
- a CDS encoding serine O-acetyltransferase, whose translation MSADFRLKEDLPELTDRIVASYHDLGVGHHLGHCPLPNTAEVCAIARDLKGVLFPGYRTRQNLHMGNIGFHVGALVDSLHDRLTEQIARALRHDFVRRAKQADPDSEPCTKEVDFEADGQRVTIAFLNQIPALRELLVEDVKAAYEGDPAAASYDEVIFCYPGLAAVTAHRIAHALHSLGVPLIPRMIAEWSHAETGIDIHPGARIGPGFFIDHGTGVVIGATCRIAENVKIYQGVTLGAKSFPRDGEGRLVRNAKRHPTVERDVVVYSNATVLGGDVTLGCGAVIGAGATITESVAPGTKVTAEKPSLRYRTAG comes from the coding sequence ATGTCCGCCGACTTCCGCCTCAAGGAGGACCTGCCGGAGCTGACCGACCGGATCGTGGCCAGCTACCACGATCTCGGCGTCGGCCACCACCTCGGGCACTGCCCGCTGCCGAACACCGCGGAGGTCTGCGCGATCGCCCGGGACCTCAAGGGCGTGCTGTTCCCGGGCTACCGCACCCGGCAGAACCTGCACATGGGCAACATCGGGTTCCACGTCGGCGCCCTGGTCGACAGCCTGCACGACCGCCTGACCGAACAGATCGCCCGGGCCCTGCGGCACGACTTCGTCCGCCGGGCCAAACAGGCCGATCCCGACAGCGAGCCCTGCACCAAGGAAGTCGACTTCGAAGCCGACGGCCAGCGGGTCACGATCGCCTTCCTCAACCAGATCCCGGCCCTCCGCGAACTGCTCGTGGAGGACGTGAAGGCCGCCTACGAGGGCGACCCCGCCGCGGCCAGCTACGACGAAGTCATCTTCTGCTACCCCGGCCTGGCGGCGGTCACCGCCCACCGGATCGCCCACGCCCTGCACAGCCTCGGCGTACCGCTGATCCCCCGCATGATCGCGGAGTGGAGCCACGCGGAGACCGGCATCGACATCCACCCCGGCGCCCGCATCGGCCCCGGGTTCTTCATCGACCACGGCACCGGCGTGGTGATCGGGGCCACCTGCCGGATCGCCGAGAACGTCAAGATTTATCAGGGCGTCACGCTGGGGGCGAAAAGCTTCCCCCGCGACGGCGAGGGCCGGCTGGTCCGCAACGCCAAGCGCCACCCCACGGTGGAGCGGGACGTGGTGGTCTACTCAAACGCCACCGTGCTGGGCGGGGACGTGACGCTCGGCTGCGGCGCCGTAATCGGCGCCGGGGCGACGATCACCGAATCCGTCGCCCCCGGCACGAAGGTTACCGCGGAGAAGCCCAGCCTCCGCTACCGGACGGCCGGGTGA